One window of the Candidatus Chryseobacterium colombiense genome contains the following:
- a CDS encoding cob(I)yrinic acid a,c-diamide adenosyltransferase: protein MKIYTKTGDKGQTALYGGTRVSKASARVDSYGNIDELNSFIGIAKSHIDDQEVLRQLKKIQFDLFTVGSEAATPVDKLMLANGKSRLPLIISDTEIEELENWMDAFDEKLEPLQYFILPGGGKPATFLHAARTICRRAERSLVFLNESEEVRPELIKYLNRLSDYLFVLARYISKINNEPEEYWNPNER, encoded by the coding sequence ATGAAAATTTACACAAAAACAGGAGATAAAGGTCAGACTGCTTTGTATGGCGGCACAAGAGTTTCGAAAGCAAGTGCAAGAGTTGACAGCTACGGAAATATAGATGAGCTTAATTCATTCATCGGAATTGCAAAAAGCCATATTGATGATCAGGAAGTGTTAAGACAATTAAAGAAAATCCAATTTGATTTATTTACGGTAGGCTCAGAGGCGGCTACTCCGGTTGATAAACTAATGTTGGCTAACGGAAAGTCTCGTTTACCATTAATTATTTCCGATACCGAAATTGAAGAACTGGAAAACTGGATGGATGCTTTTGACGAAAAATTGGAACCTCTACAATATTTTATTCTTCCGGGTGGAGGAAAACCGGCAACATTTTTACATGCAGCAAGAACAATTTGCAGAAGAGCAGAACGTTCTTTGGTGTTCTTAAATGAATCGGAAGAAGTTCGTCCAGAACTCATTAAATATCTGAACAGACTTTCAGATTATCTTTTTGTATTGGCAAGATATATTTCAAAAATCAACAACGAGCCGGAAGAATACTGGAATCCGAATGAAAGATAA
- a CDS encoding DinB family protein: protein MTTTATITKQFMTSEQLLEHWQGHRNLTRRVIEAFPEKDLFEFSIGGMRPFAKLAVELISIGGPALKGIVDKNMEAYNEEGFTPKTKEDILKKWDEETETINTYFAQISEERFQETFNLFGQYEFPVYQNIMYFVDNEIHHRGQGYVYLRALGIEPPFFWERF, encoded by the coding sequence ATGACAACTACAGCAACCATCACAAAACAATTTATGACATCTGAACAATTATTAGAGCATTGGCAAGGCCACAGAAATCTGACAAGAAGAGTAATTGAAGCTTTTCCTGAAAAAGACTTATTTGAATTTTCAATAGGAGGAATGAGACCATTCGCAAAACTGGCAGTGGAGCTCATCAGCATTGGAGGACCTGCTTTAAAAGGAATCGTTGACAAAAATATGGAAGCCTACAATGAAGAAGGGTTTACTCCAAAAACTAAAGAAGATATTCTGAAAAAATGGGACGAGGAAACTGAGACCATCAATACTTATTTTGCTCAGATTTCCGAAGAACGTTTCCAGGAAACTTTCAATCTATTCGGACAATACGAGTTCCCTGTGTATCAAAATATTATGTATTTCGTAGATAATGAAATCCATCACCGTGGACAAGGATATGTATATTTAAGAGCTTTAGGAATTGAGCCGCCTTTTTTTTGGGAGAGATTTTAG
- a CDS encoding YafY family protein has translation MNDHYLKKLDRVTAILTQLQSKPIVRAQDLAEKFDVSVRTIYRDIKTLENAGIPIVGEAGSGYSLMDGYKLPPVMFTKEEVLSFITAEKLMQKFSHQSLGSHYQTAMEKVRSVLKYSDRNLIQNIEKQIDIFQYHAKTENTIKNVIPTILESIAEKRQLIIEYKTVDDNISTRTIEAVGVFFEFNYWYIMAFCTLRNDFRQFRVDRLLKISKTQNPFLGEYGQINDYRKSGNGNKTTVRLLVEKKIMGFLVNSKKYYGLTKEVDAENGMVELTFETESLKDGFPRWLITFADYATILEPESLKANLNELLIKISGKHQ, from the coding sequence ATGAACGACCACTATCTCAAAAAACTCGACAGAGTTACGGCCATTCTCACTCAATTACAATCAAAACCTATTGTAAGAGCTCAGGATCTTGCAGAAAAATTTGATGTAAGTGTCCGTACTATTTATCGGGATATAAAAACATTGGAAAATGCGGGAATTCCTATCGTTGGAGAAGCCGGAAGCGGTTATTCGCTGATGGATGGTTATAAGCTTCCACCCGTAATGTTCACCAAAGAAGAAGTCTTAAGTTTCATTACCGCAGAGAAACTGATGCAGAAATTCTCCCATCAGAGTTTGGGAAGCCATTACCAGACTGCTATGGAAAAAGTACGGTCTGTCTTGAAATATTCTGACAGAAACCTGATTCAAAATATCGAAAAGCAGATCGATATTTTTCAGTATCATGCTAAAACAGAAAATACGATAAAGAATGTAATTCCAACAATATTAGAAAGTATTGCAGAAAAACGCCAGCTGATCATTGAATATAAAACGGTTGACGACAATATTTCAACAAGAACGATCGAAGCGGTTGGGGTTTTCTTTGAATTTAATTATTGGTACATCATGGCTTTCTGCACACTGAGAAACGATTTCAGACAATTTCGTGTGGACAGGCTCTTAAAAATTTCAAAAACTCAGAATCCGTTTTTAGGTGAATACGGACAAATCAACGATTACAGAAAAAGCGGTAATGGCAATAAAACAACTGTAAGACTTTTAGTCGAGAAAAAAATCATGGGATTTTTGGTAAACTCTAAAAAATATTATGGTTTAACCAAAGAAGTTGATGCAGAAAACGGAATGGTGGAATTAACGTTCGAAACAGAATCGCTGAAAGATGGTTTCCCTCGCTGGCTGATCACCTTTGCAGATTATGCAACCATCTTGGAGCCTGAAAGCCTGAAAGCAAATTTGAACGAATTACTCATCAAAATATCTGGTAAACATCAATAA
- a CDS encoding ABC transporter ATP-binding protein, translated as MIYGTLFLTFLGALAAQVNPLVLKYTVDEVTKLTHLPNPMSEGIHVLVLISVILLGKELLNIFINFGQKFYGEKIRINVSSVLAQSAIDKILTYRVAYFNDENHESGKLQIRIDRGIESLTRLVQNFFIDMLPLFSNAIIALIIMYLQNVYVGIVSTIIVPIYFYISSLQAKKLSGVRRTLRNQREQKTSGLLNLINSIMVIKSFVREKFEGKKQYDLQMQLMESQMFTRKTNFIYDGLKTFIEQFGVVLIILLTVYLVLDQQMTIGAIMLHIMLFNNVSAPIRQLHRIYDDMNDAMIYAEGYFDILNADDEKEPNGVFVEKEIKGNFELQNVNFSYPNGTQALHNVSMRIENGKTTALVGLSGAGKSTIINLLCKFYLPDSGNILLDNVNLNDFDNTFLRNDLGLVLQKNHIFQGSIEDNIRYGNMNASFEEIEEAAKKAYLHEQILDLPEKYNHDATQLSGGQQQRIAIARLFLKDPPIIFLDEPTASLDAIATEQIKNSLDAIKEGRTVIIISHSLSQILDSDKIYVMKKGRVVESGTHDELVQINGTYREIFDASARSLNLDKLVSTFKDN; from the coding sequence ATGATTTACGGGACTTTATTTCTTACATTTTTAGGGGCTCTTGCGGCACAGGTCAATCCGCTGGTGCTGAAATATACCGTAGATGAAGTGACAAAGCTTACTCATCTTCCCAATCCCATGTCAGAAGGAATACATGTTTTGGTACTGATCTCCGTGATTTTATTGGGAAAAGAATTATTGAACATTTTTATCAACTTCGGACAGAAATTTTACGGAGAAAAAATCAGGATCAATGTGAGTTCTGTTTTGGCACAATCTGCTATTGACAAAATTTTAACCTACAGAGTAGCTTATTTTAATGATGAAAACCACGAATCCGGAAAACTGCAGATAAGAATTGACCGGGGAATTGAAAGCCTGACAAGGCTGGTTCAGAATTTTTTCATAGATATGTTGCCGTTGTTTTCCAATGCCATTATTGCTTTAATTATCATGTACCTGCAAAATGTATATGTAGGTATTGTTTCCACGATCATTGTTCCGATATATTTTTATATAAGTTCTCTACAGGCGAAAAAACTGAGCGGGGTAAGAAGAACCTTAAGAAACCAGAGGGAGCAGAAAACTTCAGGACTTTTGAATTTAATTAATTCCATCATGGTGATTAAAAGTTTTGTCCGCGAAAAATTTGAAGGTAAAAAACAGTACGATTTACAGATGCAGCTTATGGAAAGTCAGATGTTCACCCGAAAAACAAACTTTATTTATGACGGGTTGAAAACCTTTATAGAACAGTTTGGAGTGGTTTTAATTATCTTATTGACAGTTTATCTGGTGTTGGATCAGCAAATGACGATCGGAGCTATTATGCTTCATATTATGCTTTTTAATAATGTTTCGGCTCCCATTCGCCAGCTTCACAGAATTTATGATGATATGAACGATGCAATGATCTATGCAGAAGGCTATTTTGATATTTTAAATGCAGACGATGAAAAAGAACCAAACGGTGTTTTTGTAGAAAAAGAAATTAAAGGGAATTTCGAATTGCAAAATGTTAACTTTTCCTATCCCAACGGAACGCAGGCTTTACATAATGTTTCCATGAGGATTGAAAACGGGAAAACTACCGCTCTGGTTGGCCTTAGCGGAGCCGGAAAATCAACTATTATTAATCTTTTATGTAAATTTTATCTTCCGGATTCAGGAAACATTCTTTTAGATAACGTTAATCTGAATGATTTTGATAATACATTCCTACGTAATGATCTCGGATTGGTGCTTCAAAAAAACCATATTTTCCAGGGAAGTATTGAAGATAATATCCGCTACGGAAATATGAATGCCAGCTTTGAAGAGATTGAAGAAGCTGCAAAGAAAGCCTATCTTCATGAGCAGATTCTGGATTTGCCTGAAAAATATAATCACGATGCAACCCAACTTTCAGGCGGACAACAACAGAGAATTGCCATTGCAAGATTATTTTTAAAAGATCCACCGATTATTTTCCTTGATGAACCCACGGCGAGTCTTGATGCAATTGCGACAGAGCAGATTAAAAATTCTCTGGATGCGATAAAAGAGGGCAGAACGGTAATCATTATTTCTCACTCTTTATCTCAGATCTTAGATTCGGATAAAATTTATGTGATGAAAAAAGGAAGAGTGGTGGAAAGCGGAACTCATGATGAACTGGTACAAATTAATGGAACTTATAGAGAAATTTTTGATGCTTCAGCAAGAAGTCTGAATTTGGATAAGTTGGTCAGTACTTTTAAGGATAATTAA
- the lptB gene encoding LPS export ABC transporter ATP-binding protein, whose amino-acid sequence MILRGENLIKEYGPKKVVKGVSVQVQQGEIVGLLGPNGAGKTTSFYMIVGLVKPTSGKIFLDKQEITTDAMYRRAQKGIGYLAQEASVFRKLSVEDNIMGVLQLTKLSKREQQMKCDELVEEFSLQHVRKNRGDLLSGGERRRTEIARCLATDPSFILLDEPFAGVDPIAVEDIQKIVRSLTDKNIGILITDHNVQQTLAITNKTYIMFEGRILKEGLPEDLANDPQVREAYLGENFVYQSIFDKPKSKKYAYNIWAGNFDSKSQFQSFVDHNFSQFDDLRLMHGFEDISFASLANSEIEHIFSEVVDKNANNSYVFQKKEINSHYSLEQAELESKQAAKAELHYVTTYLFEG is encoded by the coding sequence ATGATTTTACGAGGAGAAAACTTAATCAAAGAATACGGTCCTAAAAAGGTTGTAAAAGGTGTTTCAGTACAGGTTCAGCAGGGTGAGATTGTTGGATTGCTTGGTCCGAACGGAGCAGGAAAAACGACATCATTCTATATGATTGTAGGATTGGTTAAGCCTACTTCCGGTAAGATTTTTCTGGATAAACAGGAAATAACAACGGACGCTATGTATCGTAGAGCCCAAAAAGGGATCGGTTATTTGGCTCAGGAAGCTTCTGTATTTAGAAAGCTTTCCGTAGAAGACAATATTATGGGCGTTCTGCAGCTGACGAAGCTTTCGAAGCGTGAACAGCAGATGAAATGTGATGAACTGGTTGAAGAATTTTCTTTGCAGCATGTCCGTAAAAACAGGGGAGATCTTTTGTCCGGAGGGGAAAGACGTAGAACCGAAATTGCAAGATGTCTTGCAACGGATCCCAGCTTTATTCTTTTGGATGAGCCTTTTGCAGGAGTAGACCCGATTGCGGTAGAAGATATTCAGAAAATTGTAAGAAGCCTTACCGATAAAAATATCGGAATTCTGATTACTGACCACAATGTGCAGCAAACGTTAGCAATTACCAATAAAACATACATTATGTTTGAAGGAAGAATCCTGAAAGAAGGCCTTCCTGAAGATCTTGCGAATGATCCGCAGGTAAGGGAAGCTTATCTGGGTGAGAATTTTGTGTACCAAAGTATTTTTGACAAACCGAAAAGTAAAAAATATGCCTACAACATCTGGGCGGGAAATTTTGACTCAAAGTCTCAATTTCAGAGCTTTGTAGACCATAACTTCTCTCAGTTTGATGATCTGCGATTGATGCACGGTTTTGAAGATATTAGTTTTGCTTCTCTGGCCAATTCCGAAATTGAGCACATCTTCAGTGAGGTTGTTGATAAGAATGCCAATAATTCTTATGTTTTCCAGAAAAAGGAAATCAATTCCCACTACTCATTGGAACAGGCAGAATTAGAATCAAAACAGGCCGCAAAAGCAGAGCTTCACTATGTGACAACCTATTTATTCGAAGGGTAA
- a CDS encoding carbonic anhydrase family protein: MKKTMYNLGVLLSVLAILISCNDPKKNYEKNGDSITISKNEIIDESFLTEKLQSKLTPDTVYSIMQQRNKEYVEDNLTIRNTSERIRKASLGQFPGAVVLSCLDSRVPVEDVFHSGIGDMFVARVAGNISNEDILGSLEYACKVSGAKVVMVLGHEHCGAIKSAVDNVELGNITGLLAKIKPSIARTQNFQGDKSSKNPEYLEAVTKSNVLQTIDNIRKNSPILKEMEEKKEIKIVGGEYHMETGKVEFLTK; this comes from the coding sequence ATGAAAAAAACAATGTACAACCTGGGAGTATTGCTATCTGTTTTAGCAATATTAATTTCTTGCAATGATCCGAAGAAGAATTATGAAAAGAATGGAGATTCTATCACTATCAGCAAAAATGAAATTATTGATGAATCTTTCTTAACTGAAAAATTACAGTCTAAGCTTACGCCGGATACAGTGTATTCCATCATGCAGCAGAGAAACAAAGAGTATGTCGAGGATAATCTTACGATTAGAAACACCTCAGAAAGGATTCGTAAAGCTTCTCTGGGACAATTTCCGGGAGCAGTAGTCTTATCCTGTTTAGATTCAAGAGTTCCTGTTGAAGATGTTTTTCATTCCGGGATCGGAGATATGTTTGTGGCGAGAGTGGCTGGAAACATCAGTAATGAAGATATTTTAGGAAGTTTGGAATATGCCTGTAAGGTATCCGGGGCAAAAGTCGTAATGGTTTTGGGACATGAGCATTGTGGGGCTATAAAATCAGCTGTGGATAATGTAGAACTGGGAAATATAACAGGTTTGCTGGCAAAAATTAAACCCTCTATTGCAAGAACACAAAATTTTCAGGGAGATAAGTCTTCAAAAAATCCTGAATATCTTGAAGCAGTAACGAAATCAAATGTATTGCAGACCATAGATAATATCAGAAAAAACAGTCCTATTCTGAAGGAAATGGAAGAGAAGAAGGAAATTAAGATTGTGGGAGGTGAATATCATATGGAAACAGGAAAAGTAGAATTTTTAACAAAATAA
- a CDS encoding bacteriocin, producing the protein MKKLTKKDLMKINGGNIRPPDANGNCLPGWYLCPSNICVYDKGGENPIVPGIPHYNACFN; encoded by the coding sequence ATGAAAAAATTAACAAAAAAGGATTTAATGAAAATTAATGGTGGAAATATCCGTCCTCCTGATGCTAATGGAAATTGCCTTCCGGGGTGGTATTTGTGCCCATCGAATATTTGTGTTTATGACAAAGGTGGCGAAAATCCAATTGTTCCCGGAATTCCACATTACAACGCATGTTTCAATTAA
- the hemB gene encoding porphobilinogen synthase: protein MIHSRNRRLRVNESIRSLVRENTLTTDDFVMPIFVMEGENKQEPIPSMPGIFRRSIDLTVKECKELFSLGVKSVNLYMKVSDHLKDNTGKEAWNKDGLMQNTIKAIKDAVPGMIVMPDVALDPYSIYGHDGIIENGKILNDATNDALARMSVSHAEAGADIVAPSDMMDGRVLTIREALEENGFTDVGILSYAAKYASSFYGPFRSALDSAPKDNMEIPKDKKTYQMDFHNSREALNEVFKDVEEGADIIMIKPGLPYLDIVSKVREAIDLPIAVYNVSGEYAMVKAAAQNGWLDNDKTIIESLTCFKRAGADLIFTYFAKEAAMILNR from the coding sequence ATGATACATTCAAGAAATAGAAGACTTAGAGTAAACGAATCTATCCGAAGTCTAGTAAGAGAAAATACGCTTACCACCGATGATTTTGTAATGCCGATCTTCGTAATGGAGGGCGAAAACAAGCAGGAACCCATTCCGTCGATGCCGGGAATATTCAGGAGGAGCATAGATCTTACGGTAAAAGAATGTAAAGAGCTATTTTCTTTAGGGGTGAAATCTGTCAATTTGTACATGAAAGTGTCGGATCACCTTAAAGATAATACCGGAAAAGAGGCATGGAATAAAGACGGATTGATGCAGAATACAATCAAAGCGATCAAAGATGCGGTTCCCGGAATGATTGTTATGCCAGATGTTGCTTTAGATCCTTATTCAATTTATGGGCATGACGGAATTATTGAGAACGGAAAAATATTGAACGATGCTACCAATGATGCATTGGCAAGGATGTCCGTATCTCACGCTGAAGCCGGAGCAGACATTGTGGCACCAAGTGACATGATGGATGGAAGAGTTTTAACGATTCGTGAGGCCTTAGAAGAAAACGGATTTACTGATGTGGGAATTTTAAGTTATGCTGCAAAATATGCCAGTTCTTTCTATGGCCCGTTCAGAAGCGCTTTGGACAGTGCACCAAAAGATAATATGGAAATTCCGAAGGATAAAAAAACATATCAGATGGATTTTCACAACTCCCGTGAAGCACTAAACGAAGTATTCAAAGATGTGGAAGAAGGAGCCGATATTATCATGATTAAACCGGGACTTCCTTATTTGGATATTGTTTCTAAAGTTCGTGAAGCGATTGATCTTCCGATTGCTGTTTACAATGTAAGTGGAGAATATGCAATGGTAAAAGCTGCGGCTCAAAATGGTTGGCTGGATAATGATAAAACAATTATTGAAAGCTTGACATGTTTTAAAAGAGCAGGCGCAGACTTGATCTTTACTTATTTTGCAAAAGAAGCTGCAATGATTTTAAATAGATAA
- a CDS encoding T9SS type A sorting domain-containing protein has translation MKKLLLLFIFLGAFVGFSSNLQAQQREPSSISQKSDDGIIVAYPNPAKDYLVVRAKDASLKVKNVTFYSILGTQVASYAINMNSGEINIEKLKPGKYLIRYILSDNTQKVTQIVKQ, from the coding sequence ATGAAAAAACTTTTACTTTTATTTATATTCCTAGGCGCATTTGTTGGATTTTCCAGCAATTTACAAGCTCAACAAAGAGAGCCTTCTTCCATCTCACAAAAATCTGATGATGGTATAATCGTAGCATATCCAAATCCCGCTAAAGACTATCTTGTCGTAAGAGCAAAAGACGCTTCTCTCAAAGTAAAGAATGTAACTTTTTATTCTATCTTAGGGACTCAAGTAGCAAGTTATGCTATTAATATGAACTCAGGAGAAATTAATATTGAAAAATTAAAACCTGGAAAATATCTGATCCGTTATATCTTAAGCGATAATACTCAAAAAGTAACACAAATCGTAAAACAATAA
- a CDS encoding ATP-binding cassette domain-containing protein, producing the protein MLKAEHIRKTYNAGKKVALDDFSIHVPKGSIYGLLGPNGAGKTSFIRIINQITQADSGEIQINGEKLNPNHIKNIGYMPEERGLYKNMTVGDQLLYFGELKGMSKNDALAEAKKWFDKLHIDQWWKKKLSELSKGMAQKIQFVVTVLHRPHLLILDEPFSGFDPVNANLIKDQIIDLKNNGTTIILSTHRMESVEEMCDYVALINNSQKIIDGRVFDVREKFKKNIFGITLSEVNDSQLEGFKNKYGIFDATHENNLVSFNLKNEADQNNILLDLVNVGKVRTFEERIPSMNEVFINAVSNHS; encoded by the coding sequence ATGCTAAAAGCTGAACATATTAGAAAGACCTATAACGCCGGTAAAAAGGTAGCTTTGGATGATTTCAGCATCCATGTTCCGAAAGGAAGTATTTATGGTCTTTTAGGTCCGAACGGAGCCGGAAAAACTTCTTTCATCCGTATCATTAACCAAATCACTCAGGCAGACTCCGGAGAAATCCAGATTAATGGAGAAAAGCTCAATCCCAATCATATCAAAAACATCGGTTACATGCCTGAAGAAAGAGGTTTGTATAAAAACATGACCGTTGGTGACCAGCTTCTGTATTTCGGAGAGCTGAAAGGGATGAGCAAAAATGATGCTTTAGCTGAAGCCAAAAAATGGTTTGACAAACTTCACATCGACCAGTGGTGGAAGAAAAAGCTGTCTGAACTTTCTAAAGGAATGGCTCAGAAAATTCAATTTGTAGTAACGGTACTTCACAGACCACACCTTTTGATTTTAGATGAACCCTTTTCAGGCTTTGACCCTGTAAATGCTAATTTAATTAAGGATCAGATCATTGATCTTAAAAATAACGGAACGACGATCATTCTTTCTACCCACAGAATGGAAAGTGTGGAAGAAATGTGTGATTACGTAGCATTAATCAACAATTCTCAAAAGATTATCGACGGAAGAGTGTTTGACGTAAGAGAAAAATTCAAGAAAAATATTTTTGGGATTACACTTTCTGAAGTCAATGATTCTCAACTGGAAGGTTTCAAAAACAAATATGGAATTTTTGATGCTACCCATGAGAACAATTTGGTTTCTTTTAATTTAAAAAATGAAGCTGATCAGAACAATATTCTTTTAGATCTTGTGAACGTAGGAAAGGTACGTACTTTTGAAGAGAGAATTCCGAGCATGAATGAAGTGTTTATCAATGCCGTAAGTAATCATTCTTAA
- a CDS encoding ABC transporter permease — protein sequence MNNIFLITKREFLTQVKKKSFIVLTLLAPIMLIAFGSVIGLMFKANESHNIIEVVDSSGLFKNELKSTDKIEYKIIPSSEEQSKVNTLKSNEAIDGILILPQVQNGNYDEFQKNTRLVVNTKIGFDTKQRIISDLSNVIKKEKIKQLGIAETQIDNLDKGFTLKTINVSENNKEDSDLALGVKSVLSMLLMYVTFMFIIIYGVRVMRSVLEEKNNRVVEIIISSVKPFELMMGKILGVTLVALTQFIVWITMSVIGALVLNTGFSSMQKNIPGGEEAMMSKLDISQIATQVSHSLLELNFPLIIFVFIVFFLLGYIFYSSIYAAIGSAVDNETETQQFTLFAVLPLMLGMYGSFSFINNPDGPLGFWLSIIPFTSPVAMIARIPYGVPAWQIALSIVLLLGTTLFMIFLAGKIYRVGILMYGNKATLKEIWKWIKS from the coding sequence ATGAATAATATTTTTTTAATTACTAAAAGAGAGTTTCTTACTCAGGTTAAGAAAAAATCTTTCATTGTGCTGACTCTGCTTGCTCCCATCATGTTAATCGCATTTGGGTCGGTAATCGGACTGATGTTCAAAGCCAATGAATCTCACAATATCATTGAAGTGGTAGATAGCAGCGGACTTTTTAAAAATGAGTTGAAATCTACTGACAAAATAGAATATAAAATCATCCCTTCTTCTGAGGAACAGTCAAAAGTAAATACTCTAAAAAGTAATGAAGCTATAGATGGAATTCTTATTCTTCCCCAGGTACAGAATGGAAATTATGATGAGTTCCAGAAAAATACAAGGCTGGTTGTCAATACAAAAATTGGTTTTGACACCAAGCAACGTATCATTTCCGATCTTAGCAATGTCATTAAAAAGGAAAAAATAAAGCAGTTAGGAATTGCTGAAACTCAAATTGATAATCTTGACAAAGGTTTCACTCTAAAAACAATCAATGTTTCGGAAAACAATAAAGAGGATTCTGATCTTGCTTTGGGAGTAAAAAGCGTACTGAGCATGCTTCTTATGTACGTCACTTTCATGTTTATCATTATTTATGGGGTAAGAGTGATGAGAAGTGTTCTGGAGGAAAAAAACAACCGTGTTGTGGAAATTATTATTTCTTCAGTAAAGCCTTTTGAGCTAATGATGGGAAAAATCCTTGGTGTAACTTTGGTTGCCTTAACTCAGTTTATCGTTTGGATTACAATGTCTGTAATCGGAGCTTTGGTATTAAATACCGGGTTTTCTTCCATGCAAAAAAATATTCCAGGAGGTGAAGAAGCAATGATGAGTAAATTGGATATAAGCCAAATTGCCACTCAGGTTTCGCACAGTTTACTGGAATTAAATTTCCCTTTAATTATTTTTGTATTTATTGTCTTTTTCCTTTTAGGATATATCTTTTACAGCTCAATTTATGCTGCAATTGGTTCAGCGGTAGATAATGAAACAGAAACGCAACAATTCACTTTATTTGCTGTATTGCCTTTGATGCTGGGAATGTATGGAAGCTTTTCTTTTATCAATAATCCGGACGGGCCTCTTGGGTTCTGGCTGTCAATCATTCCGTTTACTTCTCCTGTCGCTATGATTGCAAGAATCCCTTACGGAGTTCCTGCATGGCAAATTGCTTTATCTATTGTCTTGCTTTTAGGAACAACACTTTTCATGATATTCCTTGCCGGGAAAATATACAGAGTAGGAATTCTGATGTATGGAAATAAAGCAACCTTGAAGGAGATCTGGAAATGGATTAAAAGTTAA